One Verrucomicrobiia bacterium genomic window, AGATATTATCCGTACTTTGTAGAAACACGGGCTCACCCAACCAAGGTCGCCAACTGGAAGAAGAAGCTCGAAGCGACGGCCACACCGTGAGGAATGACGACCTAGGGAAGTTTCCTTAACGCGAATCGGCTACTTGGCACATTGCGTCGTGAGGACATGAGAGTAGATTAGTGTCGCAACGGCTGAGCAGCGTGTTCTGACAAAGCGCGCTCCTAACAAGGCCGCATGGGGATGAACATCAAACGCTGCGACAGCCGTTGCTTTTTGCCGCGAAAACTACATCGCGGCGTCTCGAGGACTCGGCTTTGTAGCGAAAGCTACGTCGTGGCTTCTCGCGGAGACGGCTGTGGAGGGCGGCTTTGTGAGCTGAATGTCAGTTGCCAAATGGGATGATGAACCGCAACGCCAAACGCGGCTTTTTGCCGGCCTCTTCCTGATCGAGACCGAGCTTTACATGCGGGTCGTCAGGCTCGGTAGGAGAATTGGTCCCCAAGTAGTGCTGGCTTTTCTGTTCAGAGTTGATGTCAGCGTTAGTATCGGGGTTCTCCGGGAAGCGATTGGCGGCAACCACGCGTGTATCGGGGTCATAACGCTTCCAGGACCCGCTGTCTGGTGGCGGTATCTGCATCGGCTGCGCCACACACAAGGTAAGCGTCTGAGGTTTGATCTGTTCGCTGGTATAGCTCCGAATGGACTCCGTTGTAATCGTGGGGACTGACAGAAAGGCGAGAGTTGATAGTGACCCTGACCGTTGATCGGGAGCAGAAGGAACGATTGCCCAGCAGAAAAGGCACCCAATCGCCCCCCACATAATTGTGTGCCAGTGGCCAAGGAAGCTTGGTTTGCCGGAACGATTTGCCACGAGTTCTTACTCCTTTAGCAAGATTTTCCTGTCTTCGTCGTCTCCTCAAAAATCTGGCTCACTGTTTTCCTCGGACGCTCGGTCTTACGGCAGCGAACCACGCATTGTCTCTATTAAGAATATACCTTCAAGTCGCTGGAACGCGCAATCGGAGCAACGCTGGAATTGGATTAGGATAAACACCTATTCACCACGAAGTCATCCGCCGTCGCTGAAGCTATGGCGCGACACGCTGAAGCACACGAAGGGGAAGCAGAAAGAAGAGGCGGCGACGATGTGTGAATTGCCGGGGGAGGACGGGGGGATATTTGATGTTTGTGGAGCGAAGATAAACCCGTCAAGAATACAGGTCTGACCGCATCTAGGATTAATTGACCAGGCCCGCCAGGAGAGGTGGCAACCAAGAAGACGCTCTTCCGCGATTGGCGCAATCGGTCCTTTCGATCTCCGCCATCGAAAGGAATAGATCGACCCTGGCAGCGCTCAAGTTGAAAAAGTTGCTCATCACCTTGCGAGCACGCAAATCGCCTTTCTTATCCCGCTTCAAGATGACGTAGTTCCAACCCGCCACGCCTTCGCCTTTGGCAATGGCACAGAGCAAGTTTCCCGATCTATTGGAGAACCACTCAACTTGTTCCACCATCAAGGTTTCCAAGGCCGGAAAAAGAGGGAGCAACTGATCGAACTCGGAACGGGGAATGGTTTTAATGCTCATACTGTTGCCCAGCGTTGACCAATTCCTCTTTCTTAAATTCCGGATTCTTTTCCGGACCGTGGATGGTGACTCTTTTCACATCCCGGCCTCGTCGATTCGATTTCCGGACCCAGACGGTCGCTTGAGTTTCAGGTTCCGGCATTTGTTTGAGCTCCCGCTCAGCCTGCAACCAGTTTTCCGTGTCTCGTCCGGGTACTCCGTGCTTCATGTAAATTTCATAAGCCCGTCGTCGGATCTGTTCTTCGGTGGGAGTTTCCATTGAGTCGCCTCGCTTTTGGTTGACTTTTTACTACCAAAGCAAAGGGCCGTCTATTGGCGCAACGACTAAATCATTCGTAGGAGAAATTCCTATTCACCACGTATGGCGGACCAGAAGCCTGAACGGGAGGATTCACCGCAGGGCGATCTGGTGCGAAGATAAATCTGTCAAGAACGTGATGGAGTGTCAGGAATCAAGCCTTGACCCCTTTACTCATCCTATCTGCTACGGTACGAGACGGAGGCGGTAGTAGCGGGAGGTGAAGTTTGTGCCGGCGCCGACGTCGAGGAAGTTGGTCGTGGGGTTGACGGCGTTGGTCACCGTGAAGATGGCGACGAAGTTATTGGAATTGTAGTTGGCGCTCGGTCCGGCAGTCGTCGCTTGAAGCTCGTTTGTCTGGCCGAGAGGCGATGTCCACGTGACGCGGATGTTATTGGTCTCATTCGCGATGCCGACCACTTCCAGTGTGGCGAGGACGATGCCGTTATCGGTGAACGAGGAATGGAACATTGTCGAGCCGCCGGCCAGATCGATGGTGCCGTTGTTGACGACCGGGCCGTAGACTTCCACCACACGGCCAGCACTGGCCTGCAGCACGCCGTTGTTGGTGATGATGCCGGTGACGGTCAGCGTCCCGCAACTGGCCAGCAGGGTGCCGCCGGGATCGATGGTGACGTTCCCGTTGATGGTGCCGCAGCCGATGAGGACCGCGTTGGAACGAATCTCCAGGTTGTTGGCGAAATTGTGGACACCGCCGTTGATTTGGAAGGTCGCCGCGTCGGTGCCATCGCCGACGACGAAGAGCTGGTTGTTGGTCACGTAGGTGTTACCACTGGAGAGTGTGCCGGCGGCGAACGTGAACACGCTGTTCGCGCCGTTGGTCACGATTAGCTGTTCGACCGTCACCGAGCCGTTGCTAAGAATCAGGCTGCCTTTGCCCCCGGCCTGGCTGACGATCAACTGGCCATTTCCGGTGTTGATGGTAACCAAGCTGCCGCCGGTCACTCGAACGATGTTGTTATTGTTACTGGTGTTGTTGCCAAGGGAGGCGCCGATGACGACCTGGGTCGCGATCACCGCGCCAACGTTGGAGACGGTCAAGGTATTGGACGAGGTATTCTGGCCGACGTACAGGGTACCGCAATTCCAAGTCGAGCCGGGGCCGGTAACCAGGACCGTGTTGCTGGAACTGGAAGTACTGCCGATAAAGCCGCTTCCACTGTGCACCGCGGCACCGTTGGAGACGATCATCTGGTTGGCTCCGCCGCTAAAATACCCGACGTTCAATTGGGCAGTGCTATTCCAGAACGAGCCCAAGCCGGTGACCAGCAGCGTGTTACTGGAACTGGTGAAGCCGACATAGCTGTCCACGTCGTGCGCCGCTCCGCCGTTGGCGATTGTCAGCTTATTCGAATAGCCACCGTCACCGACGTAATGGATAAAACTATTCCAGACCGAGCCGAGGCCCGTGATCAGCACCGAGTTCGTGGGACTGCTCCCCAGGATGCCGCTAATACTGTACACGGCGCCACCGTTGGAGATGATCATCTGATTGCCTCCGCCAGCAATAAAACTGATGTATAGGTTGGTGCAGTTCCAGACCGAACCGAGGTCAGTGATCAGCGCCGTGTTGCCGGGACTGAGGAAGCCCACATAGCCGGTGTCGTTGAAGACCGAGCCGCCGTTGGAGATCGTCAGCGAGGCGTTGGCCCCGTTGCTACCGACGATTATCTGCACCGGCTGGACCATCGTATTCGTCGCCGCGATGGCCGAGTTGTTGACCACCAGAGCGCCGTGGTTGCTGAGCGCCAGTACAGAATTGGTGCCGAGAATCCGCAACGGTGTCAGGGTACCGGCGTTGTTGAGGAACAGCGTGTTGGTCGAGTTGGCGGTTCCAGTAATGGTCAGGTTGCTGATAATCATGGCGCTGGGCGTGTTGGTTGTCGTGGCGTCGATCATCACGGTCTTGGTGGTGGTGTTGGTGATGAAGTCAGCCGCATCCGACAGAGACGGAGCGCTGCC contains:
- a CDS encoding DUF2934 domain-containing protein, which gives rise to METPTEEQIRRRAYEIYMKHGVPGRDTENWLQAERELKQMPEPETQATVWVRKSNRRGRDVKRVTIHGPEKNPEFKKEELVNAGQQYEH